GTAACTGGAAACCCAAGTTGGTGAGGACCTGACCTTCGTTGCTGGGTTATAATGGTGTCCACAAACTAGACAGAAACTGAAGTCTAATGAAAACTGTCTCAACTGACTCTCCTGGTCTAGAAATGTATGATCTTAGAAAAGAGGGTACTTTGGCTTGGAAAATCTGTTAAAATAAAGTGGTGATATTAACTGACATGTGATTTGCTGAGTGTGCTGCAACCGTTTGGTACAGCAGAGGCTCCGTAACTTCCCTTGCTAacctgaatgaaaataaaacttatgaAAAAAGTGATCTCAAGGAACATATTATGTGAGGTTGACCTAAAAGCCCCATGACATAAAAACAATTGGGGGTCACATTGTCAGAGAAAGTAGTACCTTTAGCTTTGGATAAGTTACATATACAGTAGCTTATTGTCCAGAAAAAAAACTGTAGGAAGGTAAAAAGGAATTAAGAGATATaggacagaggaaaagaaatgtcaTAAAACATATAAGGGGCTGCAGTTATGGGTAATATGTTTTTGTTTACAAAATCTCAACTTGACATTGGATAATTTGGGTTCTATGAATGGTCAGCATTTTAATGTGTCTCCATTTGTATGTAAAACATTATAGAAATGGACTTAgtaaacatttccaaaaatatCTAAGGAATATGTAGCAAATAACAAAAGTCAAAgttaaaaagtggaagaaattCCTTAATGGTTAGTTTGTGTAATTGTTTCTAGTCCATGGGACACCTGATGATCCTCTACTTGACAGAGCTCACTTCCAGAATTAGCTCAAGGAATTTGTGGGGACTATatggaaaaacagataaataaaaatactcttcCAAAAATGATGCATGGGAGTCCAGTTGACATAATTGTATGCTGCATGCAGCTTACGAGGAGGCTATCACTGACATCACGAAGCCTTCTGTGGTAACAAAGATCCCAAAATATAAATGCTGCACCATGCAAACGGAGAAAGAGATGGTTCCCTTCACAACCAGGAGGTTTGTCAGCATCTTGGGTGCTATGGCAGATGAATAGCAGGCATCCACAAATGAAAGGCAGCTGAGGAAAAAGTACACGGGAGTGTGGAGCCTGGGACTGATTTGGATTAAGAAGATCATGCCCAGGTTCCCCACCAAAGTAACAGCATAAACCACCAGGAACAACACAAAAAGCACAACTTTCAGCTCAGCCCGGTCTGTCAGTCGCAAAAGAATAAATTCAGTGACAACTGTAAAATTCTCTTCAGCcatttctgtgtttctatttaaaaaaaatctggcgTGGGaacaaaagatgcagaaattaCAATATATTAggatatatatatctcaaatacAGACAATTACTGATGTCAGTTaactaaaatttcagaaataaagatcTGATGGAAATAAAGGGATATTTTGGGGGGATTTAGCAGGACTCCAGCCCAGGAGACACAAATTCTTCACCTTATAATAGACAGTTTACACAGttttaaggctttttaaaagtataatttacatgcaaagTTTGGATGCCCTATATTCAAAGCTGTTCTTCTGTTTCAGAATTAACTGTCTCTCCCATCTTCTCTATTAATTGGAGTGttgttttagaaataatgagAAACAGATGGTGATTATTATGGTTTATGTCTAATTGATATCACTTACTCATCTTAATTAAAACGTTTCAATTGCCACAACAGTGAGAAGGTGGGAATCCATCACTCCTGGATCAAATCCTATTGTTGATAATAACAGGTTTTATTTCATTAGACAATTTAACTTCCTGCATCCAGggtataattatattttcttttccaaggcTGTTGAGAGGATTGAAGGGGACTGTTCCAACAAAGTATTTAGTGTTGCCTTGAGTATAAATTAAGCACTGAACAATGAGGTAGATAGTTACATGCCTTACATATATGAGGCATGGCTAGCTGGATAGAACAGTGATACCCATTTAGTGTGTGATGCTTTTTGGTTCATACTGATGGGcattaaactttgaaaatattgtaaTTGAACAGTTTCTATTTCAGAGCATTTCTACAGTGCTTAAGCActatttgtgtttatttgttttaataattgcAGGGTGATCTCAGTTTATAATTTAGAAACTAGCCTTGTTAAATGTGAGATAATTAAAATAAGcatctactttttaaagaatattttacatGATCTTTAAGATTACCAACAACTCTGACAAATGGGAGAGCATTGTCAAAAAATAATAAGTCTGAATATTTCAAAACTGCATTTTCACAAATTTGTCTTATACCTGTTCTTTCTTCTGTTATTCTTTGGttattaattgaatatttttgtttataaacagCCACATATAGTTATGAACTTTATTGTAAACTATAATCTAGGAACTAGAatgcttaaaaaattagaaatcaagttaaccatcaaaatataaaactatttaacTTTAGCAGCAGAATTTGGTGGCaaatttataaattgaattatataTGCTATGAACTTAACTTACACTAATTTTAAGATTGAACACACTGCTAGGACTCCaccatgtttgaaattttcaattATATGCAGAATGAGTGCTATATctgagaaaagtaaataaaataggagCACATGAAATGCAATTAGCTTATCAAAGATGGACGCCCTTTTAGGATATCAGTTTATTTAGAATGCTCACATACACCTCCATGGTTTCTTACTCTCTTCTTGGAAATGAAATCAGTTAATATTTCTCTGAGATTCAGAGTGATCAATATTTTAAGGgtagaaaactgaaaatcattccaggttgaaaaaaaatcaagtgcaaCTTAgtacaaaataaacataatggattttgtaaaaattttacatctttaattCTCTCCTCAAAGAGGGCAAGTTGGAAAGAAAGGACaagcacacacatataaatatataggtttttgttttaatgaggccAGAATCCCTGCAGCTCAGACACTGATTACACCAAAGCAACACCCACCAAACACACTGTGGTCTGCATCCTGGTTTCTCATGGGACCTTCTCAAGGTGTCCCAGTGGAACTGTTTTTTTCTAAGATGTGTTACAAAACACATTGTTCTAAGATTTTGTAACAAAAACATGTTACAAAGTATGGAAAGCACCATAAAGCCAAGGATGAGAAGATAGTAGAAATAGTGATTGTAAACAATCTGCATAAATTGGAGAGCCTCTCATTAAGATGTAGTATGAACTGGTCCTGCCCTTTGTGAGGCAGAAGGGTGCTAAGTGGAATTGGGCTTGCCATGCCATTTTTTCTAAAAACGTCCTAGGAAGCAACATGCCATCACCCATATCTACACACTTCTGTTCAGAGTCAAATTCTGCATTCTGTATCACAGGTCGAATGACCATGTTTCACTCCTATCAGATATTACATTTAGTGTCAATATTCTCagttatttaacaaatgtttcttgagGAATGAAGTCAAGCTGGACGTCCTGTTAGACACTAGACAGACAGGGGTTATCACTGACAAGCACACATGACTGGACTTCCCCTTCTTACAAGTGGAAGACTCTATATAACTCCACCCTCCtcaaaaaaatactttcaatagAATATATTGAAATactaaatataaaagtaaaatattctatAACTATTGcagataacaaataaataaataaatgaagttgttATCAggcttaaaaggaagaaaaagaagaaaatcagacacCAATGTGGACACAGACATCATGACCCTCCTGTAGGCATTtggcaaaatttttaattttataagtgaGACTCagtttgttgaaaaaaaaataccaagtcTTTAGTCCcatgaacaaaacagaattcTAATAGCACCCAAATATAAATCCATTACTTtgaaaaatggacattttcattataaatgctAACAATATCTGCTTATCAGCAAAAATTACAGGTAAACTTGTCTAACATGATCTGATACCTGGTTGGGAAAAGAGCCTTATCTAAGAATCGGTACCACAGTGTTTCTCACCCAGGTTCACGTTTGGATTTTGCTGTCTGTGCAAGGGAGGCTCCTTCAAGCTAGAAATTACTATACATAATGGTAATCTGAGTCGGTAGCGCTGCCCTACAGAAGCAATCTTCCAGGATATCACAGAGACGGTCCTGTTAGATGTGAACTCACCATTCATTcacaaaacacaatgagaaagaacatttcaaaaagaagaCTATGGAAAGCcagaaatatacttaaaatgtttttaagaataaagactaaaagggaaaaaaaaaaaagaaaatggataagACCTCCTTCAAAGAGACAAGGTTTATAGGCTGACTGATTGGCAATGTTCTTGGCAAAGGATTAGggacaataaatgaatgaataaatgtgtgaatgaataaataaatacctgtGAGGAAAGCTATCTAGATGAAAACAAGGTGAATCATAATGCGAGAAATGCACAGTGGCCCACGCAGTGCTGACTGGTGCCTGCGGACCCCGCCCCCGCAACTTGCAGCCCTTAGGCATCTGCCTGCTCCTCTTTTGGAGGTAAACTCCTGACTGGTGTTTGTGTGAGCACAGTTACCAGCCTCGGGAAATGACTAGTCTCACCGTAGCTCAGGCTGACTCTTCTCAGCCCATGTCTCCTCCTTATCAGAATCATAAATTCCAGTACCTTTCATGTGTCAGCTGATATCTACATCTTATTTGAGTCATAAATCCACTGTCCTCCTGTACACCAGAGCCCCTTACCTCACTTATAGCCAATCAGAAATGTGTTCCCCTATGCCTTTGTGTACACAGCCCCTTCCTCATCAAAAGACCCTGCACATTCACATTCAGGGGGCACGCTGGGCACctcttgcctgtgtggcctgctgttgcctatagcagcaTAACTATTGAACCTTCCTTTGTTCTCAAACTTTCCCttgcctttggtaaattcttcTTACCAACCCATATCACTGGCCCCGCCAAATATCCCCCAACAGCCCACTGTTGTGATATGGATTAgaatgcaaaaaaacaaacaaacaaactctttCCAAAAAGAGatgttaaatgatttatttttctcccctgaaAATCGTTCTGGCAGTGTCATTATCACCACTGATTTCAACACCAAGCAAGGCCAACCCAGTTCTGCTCTTGGGATCAGCAGCAAACTACAGGTCATAGACaaaaaagaagaatgtatttAGGCTCAGGGGAGAAGCCCTGCAGACTCAGTCTTTCTGATGGTCTTTTCTGCTTCCTCACTAACCTAAGGGCTAAAAGCTTTCTAAAAATGTAGGGAGGGAAgttaaaataagtgtttttttattttttttctgtgtgtgtggtggggataTAATGCAATAGGTTGGGTAGAATTATGTAAGAGCAGTTAAATGACAGCCCGAGTTCTCTTGTCACAAGGAATACCTTTCTTTCATAACACACCAAGTTCAGTTATGGACTAGGGCTCCATTCTCCTAGGTAATGACAATGATCAATGGAAAAAATTCTTCACGGAAATATAAGTTCGATGGGAAAAATCACTAcacatctaaaaaaataaataaataatttccttaaCTCTATTTCCTCTatcagaaaacaagcaaaaaaaattctgaaataattttacaaagcAGATTAAGAATTTAATAcgtatatttttaatatacatcCTAAAATTATCAGAGGAGAATGCTGGTAACATGAGAAGAACTTAACCTTCTAACAATATGTTGGACAAGAACCCCCAAAGGAAgggttttggggtgtttttttttttttggcattttttaaactttttatgtgAAAGTAATTTcgaatatacagaaaaatttcatgaataagaaaagtgaaaaaaatacacttattcACCTGTGATTAACATTttgtttgtcttctctttcttgcGTGTCCCCTAAAGCATTTGTCCCCTAAAGCATTTGAGGGTAACTTACAATATGGTCCTTTATCCCTAAACACTTTGGTGTATATTTACTAAAGGCAGAGATATTCTCTTGCATAATTACAGTACAACTGTcaacttcaataaatttaaagttgATATTACTTTTGCCTAACTTAACTATATTCCAGTTTTGTCAGttgacataatttttttaataagagcTTTTCCCTCCAGTACATTGAATTTAGTGGTCAGatctctttagtttttttttcaatatatccCAAATGATGTTTTTGTTATATCACAACTCTATCTTGGTTGAATTGTAGATTTCTAAATATGGCAGCCCTGAGTGTAGAAGAAAGAGCCTCAAAAGCCAATGAGCTGAAACAGGGATAAAATCAAAATCAGGCAATAAAATCAAAATCAGTATTAGAATGGACGACAGGACTAACAGAGTTGGGCTGGAGAGCCCAGTCAGTGCAGGCGATTACCTGGCATTCAGCAGAGGCAAATTCACATATTCCTAAAAGAAGATTCTACCAAATTAAGCTAGTTACTAGAAAGACCCTTGGGTTTCcagaatttagggaaaaaaatatacttatataGATATTGTCAAATAGGGCTGGAAGCAAGTCTTCATGAGtctgaagaagaaaatacagatttaggTCAATAACAATTTCAGAGATTTGAGTAAgcatatacatattataaaatacatatgaataaataaaaaatgaaaatttaatgacaTGAAAAATTTGTaagataaagaatgaagaaatttatCCTAAAATATACTAAATGAAGGTGGATAGCAAATTGGCATCAAAgagattttaagaaaagttttctgaTAATCAGGATATAAAAACTAAAAGTTCAAATAATTAGGCATATTTTACAATTGCTATTGTTATGTTATGaactattataataattataatagcaTTATAATGATAAAGATGGTTACTCTATTTGGAACTACACTCTTATAGAATTTGACTCACATCCTGCCTGAATGaatatcacttttttttcaaaacaacctACTTTCATGCCCCATGTGTTGCAAACTATATATAGAAAGATAACTACATTTACTGtagttctgttgttgttgtttatagtggtaataaaattgcttttcctgttttaaatcCTGTCATTGTTACTAGCCTACTGACTATGTCTTCATGTCAAGTATGAAACAGCAAATGTAAAATTGTTTAACTACTTTAAACACTTTCTCATTAGTTTTAAATACCCCAGGTTGTATCTTGTGATCTCAGAAGTTAATAAAGActctaaaatacagaaaattgtatataagtaattattttcaaaatttattacaatATTCTTCACAGTACCTTTGGTGAGAGATAATGATTTCAAAATGATGGGAAGTGATGAAGTTATTTAATTAAGTAATTCCAGAACAGAACAGAAGCTCTAGGTCAGCAGTGACACCCATCATGTGATTTAATtatgagattttttgttttaatcttgaaGAAATCTGAAGTAGATtcttgaaggcagagatggagggaaaagGTGATGAATTTTACTTACTCCCAAATGTAGCaattctatatatgtatatagtttagTCGGATTTTTTTCAGGGGAGTATATTATTGcaaactgaaaattataatagGGTCAGTTTCTCACAACTCATATTTTTGTTACTGAGGTCACTGAAGtctaagaaagggaagaaaagtaagCAAATCACTGCCAGTTGAAAAACCTCACTTGGAATTGTCCTCTCATTTTGAGCTAACATGGGGATTTaccaatatttaacatttaatgcatgttttaaaaaataagagaaaatgtcaTGTAAACAATTAATTTTcttagtaaataattttaagtatcttAGAAAAAGTTTTAACTCCTTGTATCTCAAAAAGTACATACACATTCATAAAGACTCAGTTTTCCAAATACCAGAAAGTATGAATGCAATTTTATggaggaataaaataattttattaaatttattgtaTTAAGAGGGATTAGTGCAAATATTAATAACCTGAAGTTTAATGCAGTTGTGATTAAGTCACTTCTAATTCTTAGTCTCATTTTCTCATGTGAAAAGCACTATGTAGGATAAAATGATTTGTACTATCCTAGAAATTCTAGAATTTATTGGATTCATGCTAATGTTAGCAAGTGAAGAACTGACTGTTGAGTGCTGTAGGAGTAAATGACTTGGAATTAACAGGGGGAATGTTTCATTTCTATGGCTCTTCTCACAGCATCCTTCACCTCTTTGTTTCTCAGACTGTAAATCAGGGGGTTTAACGTGGGAATCACTAGTGTGTAGAACACAGACACCACCTTCTCCTGTTCTACAGAATACTGGGAATTTGGCTGAATGTAATTAAAGCTTATGGTACCATAGAATATGGTCACAGCAGTCAGATGAGAGGCACAGGTGGAGATAGCTTTCTGTCTGCCTGCTGCTCAGTGGATCCTCAGAAGAGCAACAGCAATGAACATGTAGGAAATGATCACAGTCAAGAAGGTGGCCATGGCGATGATCCCAGTGAAGGTTAACAGCAGCAGCTCACTCATGGAGGTATCAGAACAAGACAGCTTTAGCAGTGGGGGAACATCACAGAAGAAGTGACCAACAACATTGGAGCCACAGAAGGACAGTCTCCCTAAGCTTATGGTGTGTGTCAGTGAGTTAATCATTCCACCAATGAATGATCCAGTGACCAGCCCTACACATGTCCTCTTAGACATGGCTATCTTGTAAAGCAAAGGGTTGACAATGGCCACGTAACAGTCGTATGCCATCACCGACAGCCGGAAGCCTTCTGTGGTGATGAACACCCCAAAAACAAATGCTGCATTAGGCAGGCAGAGAACGAGATGGTTTCCCTCACAACCAAGAAGCAGGTGAGCATTTTTGGTGCAATAACAGATGAGTAGCAGGCAGCCACAAATGAAAGGCAGctgaggaaaaagtacatgggagTGTGGAGCCTGGGACTGATTTGGATTAAGAAGATCATGCCCAGGTTCCCCACCAAAGTAACAGCATAAACCACCAGGAACAACACAAAAAGCACAACTTTCAGCTCAGCCCAGTCTGTCAGTCCCAAGAGAATAAATTCAGTGACAACCGCAAAATTCTCTTCAGCCATTGGTTAATTCTTTATCTTGAAGTCTGAGGTGAAAAATATATGTGAGTTAGAATGGACACAGGAGaatctgatatttattattaaaagataaCAGAAACATTATAGGATTCTGTCCTTGGAGCTTGATTAGATTGctttgatttgtgtgtgtgtgtgtgtgtgtgttacgtgTAGTTCTATTCtgtaagaaaatgatgaaaatgcaTTTTGGCTctcacaaatttaattttgtctcCAAAGTGCCTGCCTCTATAAGAAAATGACACCTGGCATGAAGGACATTGATGACAAgtgaaaatttacaaaatttaatttaagCCTTCTTTAAaactcctcatttttagatataaaagaaGTGAATTACAAGAAGATCTCAAATGAGCTCTGCTATTACCTATGTAACTAATCCACAAAAGCACTATGATATAAGCAGAGATAGACAAAGATTATGAGATGGGATTCTGACCACCAAAGATGATGTCATGATCCTCTTAAAAGTGCCTAAATTTCTGGCCCCTTCTGATGCCTCCTTATCAGCACCATGGAAGGAGATCATCAGTGGACTCACTCAACTGCGAGAcccagagcacagagaactacatctTGCCTGCGTGGAGCAGTTAGAAGACATTGTAGAttatatgctgattttttttcttatgcatATTATGCTTATATACTTATTTATGTGTTGttatataaatttctataaaaatgatatgcctaatattttctatatttaattatttaatatatcaattatagttatgcatatataaatatatatatgtatatacccacatacacacatacatagataagataaaatttaacatgtaGATAACCACAATTACCTATTGGTCTGGAATACTTTTTCTTATcctttatataattatatatatatatacatacatatatataaactgttATGGTTTTCTAAATCCAGTTTCCATTCATTAAATAGTTTTTGTTACTTAGGCTTTTTATTCTAATATATCCtgcttttttaagaaaatatatatatccaaaatagaATAGAGCTCTCCCATATTCTATATTTAGTCAagattaagtatatttttaggaataaagaTATAAACACAATGATAAGATTTGGTTTATCTACATCaattctattgatttattttaattaatatacttaagtatatttttaggaataaagaTATAAACACAATGATAAAATTTGGTTTATCTACATCaattctattgatttattttaattaatatacttaagtatatttttaggaataaagaTATAAACACAATGATAAAATTTGGTTTATCTACATCaattctattgatttattttaattaatatacttAAGTGTATTTTTAGGAATAAAGATATAAACACAATGATAAAATTTGGTTTATCTATGTCAATTCTATTGATTTACTTTAATTAATATACTTCAGTTGCCACAAAAGGGAAGTGGTTGGCATTAGCccaaactgcttttaaaatatgtttctgtcatttattgatttattgactTTGGTAAAGTAATTTATATTCTCTCAGACAGAGCATAATTACACCTACATCACACAATTTCTTATATGCTTCTTAGCCACTACCAAAATACTTGCCAAAATGTATTAGTTCTTTCAGCAATAATATTAAATCTAGGTATTTCAAAACCAAATATAACATTAGTCCATGATACCTGAACTATCCAAAACACTAGCTAGTAACTTTATGTGAATATTTAAATAGAACTAGAGGaaatttctgctctttgaatTAATCCCGAGTTCAAGCGTTCTATAGCCATTTGCAGCTAGTAGCCACTGCATTGAATGGCACTAATtacagaacacttccatcactgcGGGAATACGTGTGTTGGTTAGAAAGCTCCCCTAGCTCTCTGACTCATGTTTTAGAGTAccagttaaataaaattttctcaaagaAGGATTGTGAATAGTGTTCATTGAAAGCATAATTAAGGAGATGGGATTTCCAGAtagaatttagaaattaaactatATTCCTTGTTCAGGGATGCCCATCTCCTTCATAACTTAAGGTGGTATTGTGAATAGAACTGAATGACAGAGGTGGCATGGATAG
This Camelus ferus isolate YT-003-E chromosome 10, BCGSAC_Cfer_1.0, whole genome shotgun sequence DNA region includes the following protein-coding sequences:
- the LOC102521722 gene encoding LOW QUALITY PROTEIN: olfactory receptor 1052-like (The sequence of the model RefSeq protein was modified relative to this genomic sequence to represent the inferred CDS: inserted 1 base in 1 codon; substituted 1 base at 1 genomic stop codon), coding for MAEENFAVVTEFILLGLTDWAELKVVLFVLFLVVYAVTLVGNLGMIFLIQISPRLHTPMYFFLSCLSFVAACYSSVIAPKMLTCFLVVRETISFSACLMQXFVFGVFITTEGFRLSVMAYDCYVAIVNPLLYKIAMSKRTCVGLVTGSFIGGMINSLTHTISLGRLSFCGSNVVGHFFCDVPPLLKLSCSDTSMSELLLLTFTGIIAMATFLTVIISYMFIAVALLRIHXAAGRQKAISTCASHLTAVTIFYGTISFNYIQPNSQYSVEQEKVVSVFYTLVIPTLNPLIYSLRNKEVKDAVRRAIEMKHSPC